The DNA region ATCCTGTGGGACTTTACCGCAAGAAATTCACTCTCGACAGCTCCATGAAGGGCAGCGGAAGACGTATATACATCCAGTTCGACGGCGTAGAATCCGCTTACTACGTATACATCAACGGCAAGGAAGTGGGATACAGCGAGGATACTTTCAGCCCTCACCGTTTTGATATCACCGACTACCTTACCGACGGCGAAAACATCCTCGCTGTTGAAGTACATAAATTCTGCGACGGCACATGGTTCGAGGATCAGGACATGATATATGACGGCGGTATCTTCCGTGACGTTTTCCTCGTAAGCAGTCCCGACGTGCAGATAAGCGACTATACCGTCCGCACAGACCTTGACGGCAGCTACAAGAATGCAGAATTGCAGCTGAGTATCGACGTAAGGAACCTTACAGGAAATTCAAAGAGCGGCTGGACTCTGGAAGCTGCTGCCTTTGACGAAGCAGGAAAGAATATCCTCAGCGGTGCATATACATCCGTGTACGCTCTCGGCGCAGGCCAAACAGGCACCTACGCCATCAATACAACGGTTACAGCTCCGAAGCTCTGGTCTGCAGAAACTCCCAATATATACGCTCTCGTCCTGACCCTCAAGGACGACAGAGGGAATGTAAAAGAAAAAGTCTCCACACAGCTGGGATTCCGTGAGATAGGCTTTACTCCCACAGCTGTTGACGGCTCTTACAATGTCACCACAAAACAGTGGCAGCCCATAACTATCAACGGCAAGCGTCTCCTGCTGAAAGGAGTGAACCGCCACGATTCCGACCCCTTCTACGGAAAGGCTGTTCCTCAGAAGACAATGGAAGAGGACGTTCGCCTGATGCAGAAATACAACATCAACGCCATACGCACCTCCCATTACAGCAACGATTCCTACCTCTACTGGCTGTGCAACAAGTATGGCATGTACATGATGGGTGAAACCAATATGGAATGCCACGCCCTCCAGGACGGAAAGTACAATGACTCCAAGGCTCTGTTCTACGAACTGGCTATGGACAGAACCAAAACTGCCTACCAACGTCTGAAAAACAATCCTGCTATTGTTTCATGGTCAATAGGAAACGAAATGGGCTACACCACCAATCCCAGTGATGCAGGCGGTATGTTCAGGGATATGATATGGTATTTCAAGAAAAACGACCCTACCCGTCCCGTCCACAGTGAAGGACAGCACTTCGGTATGGGTGTTGACATGGGAAGTGATATGTATCCCGGCTCGAACGTTATCCGCTACAATGCAGGTGACGGCAAGATGCCTTATGTAATGTGCGAATACGACCACGCTATGGGCAATTCACTGGGCGCTCTCAAGGAGTACTGGGACAATATAAGAAGCGCTGACAATATGCTCGGCGGCTTCATCTGGGACTGGGTAGACCAGTCAAGAGCTGTAGCACTGCCTTACGGCGGCTGGGATTACTACTCGGAGAGTTACGCTCACAAGAACCTCTACTCTGATGAGAGCAAGGGCAAATATTTCGGCTACGGCGGTGACTGGGGCGACAAGCCCAACGACAACAGCTTCTGCGAGAACGGCATAATATGCCCCGACAGAACACCTCAGCCCGAAGCTGACGAGGTAAGATACCAGTACCAGAGCTTCTGGTTCTCTGCAAATGCGGGACAGCTCGCCAACAACACCGTATCGGTATACAACGAGAACAACTTCCTAGACCTCAGCGATTTCACCGTTGAGTGGAAGCTACTGAAAAACGGTTCTGCAATAAGCAGCGGCACTGTCAAGGACGCTAAGTGCGCTCCCCTGTCAAGGAATACTATCACTGTGCCGTTCAAGCTTCCTCAGAATTACTACTCAGGTGACGAATTCATACTTGATATATCGGTAAAGACCAAGAATGCTACAGACCTCCTCCCTTCAGGAACCGAGGTGGCATATGAGCAGATTGACCTGGTCTCTGCTGGCAGCTCAGTTAAATATGACGGCGGCGATGCAGTTCTTACCATAGTCGATACTCCGAGCGCATACGTACCTACCAATAATCATAACGACTTCAACTTCTCCATAAACAAGTCCACAGGCCTTATTGAAATGTATTCCTATAAGGGCACTCTCCTCATCGAAAACGGCCCGACTCCTAATTTCTGGCGCGGCAACGTTGAAAACGATACAGGCTGGGGTGCAAAAGGTCTCTATGACAGTGCTTGGAAAAATGCTATGTACGGCGCAAAGGTCACAGGTATGGAAACAGGCGATGCAGCTGACGGAGCCAAGACCGTTACCTCACACCTTGAACTTCCAAATGCGGGCGGCACAAAGGTGGATATCATATATACTATCTACCCCGACGGACGTGTAAACTGCAGCTTCAATGTTGACGCAACAAAATCCGGTCTGGGCAACTTCATCCGTGTGGGCTCAATGATGACCCTTCCCGAAGGTTCGGAGCAGCTCTCATGGTACGGCAATAAGACCGAAAGCTTCAATGACCGTAAAACAGGCGGACGTCAGGGCATATGGGAGAGTACCGTTTCAGAGCAGTATTTCCCCTATCTAAAAGCTGACGACTGCGGAAACCTGACCGATGTAAAGTGGATATCCGTCAAAGACAAGAATAACAAGTCGAGCCTTCTTATCGCTGCAAACGGTACTGTTGAAGCAAGTGCTCTCCACTTCTATCCCGAAGACCTTCAGAAGGCTGATCACGTATACAAGCTTTCACCTAGAAAAGAGACTGTACTCAGCGTTGACTACGGCTCAATGGGTACCGGAAGCGCTACCTGCGGACAGGGTACACTTGAAAAGTACCGTCTTCCTTCAAGCAGAACTTACAGCTGGAACTACACTATCATTCCCGTAGCCACAGACGCAGATGGCAAATCCATGTCCGCGACTGCTGCAAAGCTCCGTTCAGACGGTGTAAGCGTAAAGGACAAGAGCTCCAATGCACTGACCATCCCCGTAAAATCACCTGCTACATTAAAGCAGACATCCTATGGAAATGCAGTATCGGGTTCGCTTTCAATACCTTCATCCAACAGTATCGGAAGTTCCCTTGAAGGCAAACACTCATTTACTGTTGAAGCTGAATTTGTCCCCACAGGCAATCCAGAATTCAACATGATAGCAAGCAAGGGCGACTACTCTTTCGGTCTCAGAACAGAAAAAGGCGTACTTTACTTCTTTGTTTATGCAGGCGGAGCATGGCGTTCAGTCTCATACCGAACAGGTACGGACGAATCCTCGGGCTGGATAGGAAAGAAGCATCAGATGGCAGGTATATACGACGCTGATACAGATACCATAAAGATATACTGCGACGGAAAGATACTGGCAGAAAAGAGCACAGGCACCACCGCGGGTATAGCCTCGTCTTCCTATGACCTTACACTAGGTGCCTGCCCCGAAACAGGACGTACATCCATGGCAGACTTTTATGAATTCCGTGTCTACAGCAAAGCACTCACCGAAAGCGAACTTTCTTCGCAGAATACATCTTCACCTGCATACGGTGCCAACAGCAAGTACGTTCAGCTCTGGCTGGATTTCGATAATGTAGTTTCACCTATGCTTCCTAATCCAACTGTTTCTTATAAACCAGGCGACGGCTCTGTACAGCTCAACTGGACTAAGGTATCTGGCGCAGAAAAATACGGAGTCGCAGGTTTGGTAAACGGAAAGTGGCAGCTGCTGAATAAGACGACAGGTACATCATATACGCTGAAAAACCTCGCTGCCGGCAAGAACTATAATGTAGCGGTGATCGCAATGTTCAACGGTGAGTGGAACATGGATCTCAGCAATTCGATAACTGTGACCCCAAATAAAACAACAGTCAACACAAACACACTTACATATCCCACTAACATCAAAGTCGAATACAGCAAGGAATATCACCAAGTAAGATTTACATGGGACAAGGTAAAGAATGCTGACAGATACGGAATCGCAATTTATCTGGCAGGAAAATGGAGAGTTCAGGCACAGAACATTACCGATACATCTTACACTTCTCCTATAAACCTCACCCCCGGCAAGACATACTGGGTCGCTATAGCAGCAAGAGTAAACGGCAAATGGGATACCGCAAATGCTATCAAACACGCGGGTACTGTTACTATAAAATGATACAGCATTGATCAATGCACGCAATCAACAAACGACTATCTATAAGTATATTGTTATTGATTCTGTAAAGAGAAGACAAGAAAATGGGCTGTTGCAACCGCAGCACCCTCTAACCATATCCGAACATCAGAGTAAAAAACATATTAACTGGTGAAATAAGCTGTTTCAGTGCGCACACCCCCAAGCCCTCTTCAAAAAAGAGGACTCGGGGGTGTTTTGTTCTATTTGTTTTTATGCCGTTTTCAGTTCAAAAAGAGAAATTCCAAGCCGGTTTTCTGAGATCTTAGACTTCAGGATGCTATTGTTAAAGCTTTATCTGATTCCATTCTGGAGCCGATGCCGCACAGGCAGGTAATAAAGCATAATCCCGATTATGTAAAGCATAAAATACCAGTGAAACCTGCAACTCCAAAGCCGGATGCGCCGATATCAGAATGTCAGAGGTCAAAGATCATATTCAGTCGTGATGCCTTTCTCCTTGTGTTCATCTATCATCTGCCGAAGTTCTGTAGCCAGTCTCAGCATTTCTGAGATAACGGATTCATCTGTTATGTTGTGCGCAAGCCCATACTGCTTATCAGCTGCAAGGGTAAGAACAGCTTTCCAAACGAAAAGGCGTTCTATGCTTTTGTGAGGCGCACGCCGGATATCATTCTTAAAATAAGGAATAGCCGGGGATTTTCGATTACAAAAAAAGCGCATCCGTTTATAAAAAAAGGATGCGCTATATTGGATTTATCGTCAACTCAGTAATTTTTCCCCTTTTATATGAGCTGCTATTTTTGAAATATCAGTAATATTTATAATTCCATCGCCGTTAACATCAGCACGTAACTTTTCATCATCGCTCAGTAGCTTCTTGCCTTTAATATGAGCTGCAACCTTAGTAACGTCGGTAACAGTTAACTCTCCATCACCGTTAACATCACCTTTTGATAACGTCGTTCCCTTTTCTATAGTAACTGTTACCGCTCTACTTTTGATCTTGTCGGTTTGCCAATTGCCGTTAACCTTGGCGCAGACTGCAACCGTGTATTTGTGTCCCGGTGTGAGTTTGGGCGAGGTGAATGAGGTCTTTGTTGCGGGGATATTCTGATCTGCGATCTTCCACTTGCCTTTGATGTATACGGCAACGCCGTACTTTTCTGCACCCTCAACTTCCGACCAGTGGATCATGAACTGGTTATATGTTTTGTTGTATTCGGTGTTGGTAACGATCGGGTACACGGGTGTTTTCTCATACGGTGTGACGGTTATCATATTCGAGTAATTGTCGTACCACTCGCTGTCAAACATTGATAACACGGCAACGCTGTAATTCTCACCCGGTTTCAGATTTCTAAGCACAAAGGAAGTATCGGAAGTATTTTCAACAATAGTCCATTCGCCATCGACCTCGACTGCGACAGCGTATTTTTCAGCGTCTTTTACAGCTTTCCACTTGAGTGTGACACAGCCGTCGCCCGGGGTGTATGTAACAACGGGATTGGCAGGTTCGATATCTTCGCACAGTTCATAGGCGATCTTGTTGTTTTTGGCATATTTTTCGCCGCTTGTGCCTTCATAGCAGTATATCTTGAAGTTTTCCATCACACGGGCTCCGTCCTGGACGAAATTCGGAGACCAAGGATACCCCTCCGCGAGATGATAGTAGTAACCGATAGCGTAATCGCCAATTTTTATATTACTCTTCGGCAGAGTCGCGCTTGTCATAGCGATGCAGTCAAAAAACGCATTCTTTCCAATGCTCTCAACGCTTTCCGGGATAGTTACGCTTTTGAGCTTTCTACAGCCCTCAAAAGCGGATTCACCTATACTTTTAACGCCGTTCGGGATAATTACGCTTTCAAGCTTTTCACATTCGTAAAACGTATTTTCATCTATACTCGTGATGGTGTCAGGCAGCGTTACGCTTGTTTTGCCGCACGGGAAAGTCACGAGTTTTGTCATGTCCTTATTATACATAACACCGTCTACCGAGGAATAGTAACTGTTGTCGGGATCAACATTTATGCTTTCAAGATCGGATTCAAACCACGACTTGAATGCATTCTTACCAATGCTCGAAACATTGCGGGGAATAGTTACGCTTTTAAGCTTAGTGCAGTCTGCAAACGCAAAATCTCCGATGCTTGTGACACTGTCGGGGAGATTTATGCTTGTCAGACGGCAAAGTTCAAACGCATTAGCTCCAATGCTCGTAACACCCTCCGGGATGGTTACATCTGTAATGCCGTCACAATAGGTAGTAAATGCGTTGTCTCCGATGCTTGTAACACCTTCTTCAATAACAACTCTTTTTATGGAGTTGCTGTAACCCTTCCCGATATCTGAATCATAAGAATGGACATAATTATTCATTTCTCCCGTACCGCTGATCGTAAGTGTGCCTTCGTTATCAAGGCTCCAGGTCAGATTTTCACCGCAGGTGCCGCTTGCAACGCTTTCGGCGCTTGCCGCAATATCAAACTGCAAATCGACCACGTTCCCAACGACCGCGCCACTGCCCGAAAGCACAATTGCCAGTGCCGCCAGTCCGCTTATAATTCTTTTTTTCATAATCGTATCAGTCCTTTTGTTTGTAAATAATGCATTAACAGTATTATACTTCAACCGTAACAGTTTTTCAAGAGCAAAAAATCTGAATTTTCCGGATAAATTTTGTGAATGTGATACATACTCTTACCAAAACCGCTAACATTAGCATATCGCACAGTACGCTGACAGAGTTGTAACTATAGAAGATGGTAGAATCGTATAAACACTTTATCCGGTAATACCGCCTTAGTACTGGAATATCACTACAGACTAATCACTCGAAAAAATCATCTTTTTTAAACTGCGTTTGCAACCTATGAAGTCAAAAAAGATGATTTCACTTAAAAGCGCGTATTTACGCGCTTTTTTGTTGCCCTGAAGCAGAAATTTTTTATATGAAAACCGAAGATGATTTTCGATCTCAAATACCGTTTGAAGGGATTCGAACTCTTTTTTGGATCGTTTTCGGAAGAATGAAAGATTTTTTTGAAGGGAAATAACTCAAATTTACATCAAAAAGTTTCACAAACTTTCCAGCCCGGATTTGGTGCTTTTCACGAAATGTGAGAACACTGAATTCGTTTTTTTTATTTTTAAATACAGAAGAACGGAGGTGAAAGAATGCCGGGAAATTTTGATGGGATAAAAAATAGAAAATTTGGTATCGATATCGAGATGACAGGCATAACTCGGTGTGAAGCTGCTAAAGCAATTAAAAAAGTTCTTGGGGTGATATAGAACATGTGGGCGGTACCTACGACAAATACACTGTCGTCGATGACAAATGAAGAAAATGGCAGATAGTCTTCGATTATCATGTTGACCATATCTTCTCCCGGAAGCTGTCAGGTACAAACACCATTTACCGCCGTATCCATGAGTATGAGACTGTTCACCACATCACCGATCAAACTTCCGCATAAGCATATTGAACCGAATATATTGGTATGTACGATGTTCACCTGAACCACATTTTCATGGTGCCAAGTACCTGAACAAGCTCGGATTCGCTTATTACATAAGGGACCATAGCATACATATATTTCAGGAAAGTCCTGCTGAATACTCCGTGTTCGTATGCGAATTTCTTAAATCCTTCAAGTACCTTTGAGTCATATACCTCAATGCAGACACAGCCGCCCATGATGCGTACCTCTTTTATGCGATGGTCGGTAAATCCCGACATTTCACGGCGGGTGATCTCCTCTATACGACGTATTTTAGAAATGTAATCCTCTCGTTCAAACAGCTCTATGGATTTTAATGCTGCGCAGCAAGC from Ruminococcus albus AD2013 includes:
- a CDS encoding glycoside hydrolase family 2 TIM barrel-domain containing protein, with amino-acid sequence MRKKITVFVSALMLTQSLNCLTPQKAAAAGVTFTHKEWTGQSGAEDVFAVNREAASVNPIPFQDDASAVNAVWNYNDREKSDYLQMLTGENENWELNVVQNDDQAAPYRWGGFMNVSYKGQNSDGWKTVQLPKSWTALGFDHSIYTNINEPWQSNYDPWVTCPSAPTKYNPVGLYRKKFTLDSSMKGSGRRIYIQFDGVESAYYVYINGKEVGYSEDTFSPHRFDITDYLTDGENILAVEVHKFCDGTWFEDQDMIYDGGIFRDVFLVSSPDVQISDYTVRTDLDGSYKNAELQLSIDVRNLTGNSKSGWTLEAAAFDEAGKNILSGAYTSVYALGAGQTGTYAINTTVTAPKLWSAETPNIYALVLTLKDDRGNVKEKVSTQLGFREIGFTPTAVDGSYNVTTKQWQPITINGKRLLLKGVNRHDSDPFYGKAVPQKTMEEDVRLMQKYNINAIRTSHYSNDSYLYWLCNKYGMYMMGETNMECHALQDGKYNDSKALFYELAMDRTKTAYQRLKNNPAIVSWSIGNEMGYTTNPSDAGGMFRDMIWYFKKNDPTRPVHSEGQHFGMGVDMGSDMYPGSNVIRYNAGDGKMPYVMCEYDHAMGNSLGALKEYWDNIRSADNMLGGFIWDWVDQSRAVALPYGGWDYYSESYAHKNLYSDESKGKYFGYGGDWGDKPNDNSFCENGIICPDRTPQPEADEVRYQYQSFWFSANAGQLANNTVSVYNENNFLDLSDFTVEWKLLKNGSAISSGTVKDAKCAPLSRNTITVPFKLPQNYYSGDEFILDISVKTKNATDLLPSGTEVAYEQIDLVSAGSSVKYDGGDAVLTIVDTPSAYVPTNNHNDFNFSINKSTGLIEMYSYKGTLLIENGPTPNFWRGNVENDTGWGAKGLYDSAWKNAMYGAKVTGMETGDAADGAKTVTSHLELPNAGGTKVDIIYTIYPDGRVNCSFNVDATKSGLGNFIRVGSMMTLPEGSEQLSWYGNKTESFNDRKTGGRQGIWESTVSEQYFPYLKADDCGNLTDVKWISVKDKNNKSSLLIAANGTVEASALHFYPEDLQKADHVYKLSPRKETVLSVDYGSMGTGSATCGQGTLEKYRLPSSRTYSWNYTIIPVATDADGKSMSATAAKLRSDGVSVKDKSSNALTIPVKSPATLKQTSYGNAVSGSLSIPSSNSIGSSLEGKHSFTVEAEFVPTGNPEFNMIASKGDYSFGLRTEKGVLYFFVYAGGAWRSVSYRTGTDESSGWIGKKHQMAGIYDADTDTIKIYCDGKILAEKSTGTTAGIASSSYDLTLGACPETGRTSMADFYEFRVYSKALTESELSSQNTSSPAYGANSKYVQLWLDFDNVVSPMLPNPTVSYKPGDGSVQLNWTKVSGAEKYGVAGLVNGKWQLLNKTTGTSYTLKNLAAGKNYNVAVIAMFNGEWNMDLSNSITVTPNKTTVNTNTLTYPTNIKVEYSKEYHQVRFTWDKVKNADRYGIAIYLAGKWRVQAQNITDTSYTSPINLTPGKTYWVAIAARVNGKWDTANAIKHAGTVTIK
- a CDS encoding leucine-rich repeat protein encodes the protein MKKRIISGLAALAIVLSGSGAVVGNVVDLQFDIAASAESVASGTCGENLTWSLDNEGTLTISGTGEMNNYVHSYDSDIGKGYSNSIKRVVIEEGVTSIGDNAFTTYCDGITDVTIPEGVTSIGANAFELCRLTSINLPDSVTSIGDFAFADCTKLKSVTIPRNVSSIGKNAFKSWFESDLESINVDPDNSYYSSVDGVMYNKDMTKLVTFPCGKTSVTLPDTITSIDENTFYECEKLESVIIPNGVKSIGESAFEGCRKLKSVTIPESVESIGKNAFFDCIAMTSATLPKSNIKIGDYAIGYYYHLAEGYPWSPNFVQDGARVMENFKIYCYEGTSGEKYAKNNKIAYELCEDIEPANPVVTYTPGDGCVTLKWKAVKDAEKYAVAVEVDGEWTIVENTSDTSFVLRNLKPGENYSVAVLSMFDSEWYDNYSNMITVTPYEKTPVYPIVTNTEYNKTYNQFMIHWSEVEGAEKYGVAVYIKGKWKIADQNIPATKTSFTSPKLTPGHKYTVAVCAKVNGNWQTDKIKSRAVTVTIEKGTTLSKGDVNGDGELTVTDVTKVAAHIKGKKLLSDDEKLRADVNGDGIINITDISKIAAHIKGEKLLS
- a CDS encoding amidoligase family protein, whose amino-acid sequence is MPGNFDGIKNRKFGIDIEMTGITRCEAAKAIKKVLGVI